GATCGGGGGTATCCAATCTAATCACACCCGTCAGGTCGCGGCGGTCGCCGCCCATCTCGGCATGCGCTGTGTGACGGTCCAGGAAAACTGGGTTAACTACGCCGATGCCGTGTACGACCGCGTCGGGAACATCCTGTTGTCGCGCATCATGGGAGCCAATGTGCGGCTCGTCGACGAAGGATTCGGCATCGAATTCAAGCAGAGCTGGGAGCAGGCGCTGGCGGATGTGCGCGCGGCGGGCGGTAAGCCGTATGCGATTCCTGCCGGTGCCTCCGACCATCGCCTCGGTGGGCTGGGGTTTGTCGGCTTTGCGGAGGAAGTCCGTGCCCAGGAGCGCGAGCTGGGCGTGCGCTTCGACTACATCATCGTGTGCTCCGTCACGGGCAGTACCCAGGCCGGAATGATTGTCGGATTCGCGGCGGATGGCCGGGCCGATCGTGTGATCGGCATCGATGCCTCCGCCAAACCGGAACAGACGCGCGACCAGATCACGCGCATCGCACAACACACGGCCGAGCTGGTGGAGCTTGGTCGGCCAATTGTCCCAGCCGATGTGGTCCTCGACACGCGCTACGCGTATCCTGAGTATGGCCTGCCCTCGCCGGAAACCCTGGAGGCGATTCGGCTGGCTGCCCGGTTGGAAGG
This genomic interval from Herpetosiphonaceae bacterium contains the following:
- a CDS encoding 1-aminocyclopropane-1-carboxylate deaminase codes for the protein MNLHTFPRYRLTFGPTPMHPLERLSAHLGGTVEIFAKREDCNSGLAFGGNKTRKLEYLVPDALAQGCDTLVTIGGIQSNHTRQVAAVAAHLGMRCVTVQENWVNYADAVYDRVGNILLSRIMGANVRLVDEGFGIEFKQSWEQALADVRAAGGKPYAIPAGASDHRLGGLGFVGFAEEVRAQERELGVRFDYIIVCSVTGSTQAGMIVGFAADGRADRVIGIDASAKPEQTRDQITRIAQHTAELVELGRPIVPADVVLDTRYAYPEYGLPSPETLEAIRLAARLEGMITDPVYEGKSMQGMIDLIQRGEIPAGSRVLYAHLGGAPALNAYSFLFRNG